In one window of bacterium DNA:
- the rplM gene encoding 50S ribosomal protein L13 has translation MSKRTTQRSFTPNEADVDKKWYVVDAEGLVLGRLAANVARILRGKHKPVFSPHVDTGDFVIVINADKVRVTGKRQEQKSYFTHSGYPGGTKTRLFKDLVQTNPQYVIEHAVRGMLPHNRLGRRIIKKLKVYADAEHPHAAQQPETLTID, from the coding sequence ATGAGCAAACGGACCACACAGAGAAGCTTCACGCCAAACGAAGCGGACGTGGACAAAAAGTGGTATGTCGTAGATGCGGAAGGCCTGGTGCTCGGGCGACTGGCGGCCAACGTGGCGCGCATTCTTCGCGGAAAGCACAAGCCGGTGTTTTCCCCGCATGTCGACACCGGTGATTTTGTCATCGTCATCAATGCGGACAAGGTTCGTGTGACCGGGAAGAGGCAGGAGCAGAAGTCGTACTTCACGCACTCCGGCTATCCCGGCGGTACGAAGACGCGTCTGTTCAAGGATCTGGTGCAGACCAATCCGCAATACGTGATCGAGCACGCCGTGCGCGGCATGCTTCCGCACAACCGCCTCGGACGCCGCATCATCAAGAAGCTGAAAGTGTACGCGGACGCAGAGCATCCGCATGCGGCACAGCAGCCCGAGACACTGACCATCGACTGA